The proteins below are encoded in one region of Helianthus annuus cultivar XRQ/B chromosome 2, HanXRQr2.0-SUNRISE, whole genome shotgun sequence:
- the LOC110885900 gene encoding uncharacterized protein LOC110885900 isoform X1, with the protein MTNTALREAKRERRSKKRNDPVKPVHISGITTGVADDDDDFEPPIQSIMTKQPQKLKVNKKHTKLSLQDDDDDFEVPIRDLIVKRGENTRKRPNTTTNQDGDDFEPVKKKQSKNEKQMDPIEGKRKITDAEPIRTEPRPYYDYHHDVISLRCSPSGFMDTVKHFTEAQVADVKSIGFGEVLNIKLYHISTRLGYWLVRNYDEQYSTLNIGNHKIEITRDSVHDVFGIPKGNVIVREKNKPRKGAIVEKNTATQGAETTIDEFKNQWPDTNKITHTLLARTMSKQTTGGRLFKLNFLAYWNTLFVEITKSTTVKQSFLLAIDKEEDIPNLDWCSFVLESLKRTRQGWKKLDSQYNGPVAFLTLLYSHYFNKRHKIFDEAVKMPVIQYVTSGMIDDVEEYLYNNGPLNVEDCDEVEKDEGANDNRQDQQHVTASRINGDDHQNQESTTAPFEIVKQNTSTLYTDLFADNIPIHEAAAVQENLTEFNTLDQRMEDTDEYIIPPVDTTHVYNRRNLAGNLDGEDPIDEGNIPSNTDWFNGWNPN; encoded by the exons ATGACGAATACGGCATTAAGAG AAGCTAAAAGAGAAAGACGGAGCAAGAAAAGAAATGATCCGGTGAAGCCGGTGCACATTAGCGGCATAACTACAG GGgttgctgatgatgatgatgattttgagcCCCCGATTCAGTCGATAATGACAAAGCAACCTCAGAAATTAAAGGTTAATAAAAAGCATACAAAATTAAGTctacaagatgatgatgatgactttgaagtACCTATTAGAGACTTGATAGTCAAAAGGGGTGAAAACACAAGAAAAAGGCCAAATACTACAACTAACCAAGATGGTGATGACTTTGAGCCAGTAAAAAAGAAACAATCGAAAAACGAAAAGCAGATGGATCCTATCGAGGGGAAACGGAAGATTACCGATGCAGAACCTATTAGGACAGAACCAAGACCGTACTATGATTATCATCATGATGTAATAAGCCTACGGTGCAGTCCTTCAGGTTTTATGGATACAGTTAAGCACTTTACTGAAGCGCAGGTGGCGGATGTGAAGAGCATTGGATTTGGTGAGGTCCTTAATATAAAACTTTATCATATAAGCACACGTTTAGGGTATTGGCTCGTACGAAACTATGACGAGCAATACAGCACACTAAACATAGGAAATCACAAGATAGAAATCACCCGAGATTCAGTACATGACGTGTTTGGTATCCCAAAGGGTAATGTTATTGTACGAGAAAAAAATAAGCCTAGGAAAGGAGCAATAGTGGAGAAAAATACGGCTACTCAAGGCGCAGAAACAACCATAGATGAGTTCAAAAACCAGTGGCCAGACACAAACAAAATTACTCATACTTTACTTGCAAGAACTATGTCAAAGCAAACCACTGGCGGACGATTATTCAAGCTAAATTTCCTAGCCTACTGGAACACTTTGTTTGTAGAGATAACAAAGTCAACAACTGTTAAACAAAGTTTTCTACTTGCAATTGACAAAGAGGAAGACATTCCAAATCTGGATTGGTGCTCCTTCGTTTTAGAATCGCTGAAACGAACAAGACAAGGTTGGAAAAAGTTAGACTCACAATACAATGGCCCGGTTGCATTCCTAACG CTTCTATACAGCCATTATTTCAACAAAAGACacaaaattttcgatgaagctgtCAAAATGCCTGTCATACAGTATGTAACCTCTGGTATGATCGACGACGTGGAAGAATATTTATACAACAACGGGCCGCTAAatgttgaagattgtgatgaagtGGAGAAAGACGAAGGAGCAAATGATAATCGCCAGGATCAACAACATGTTACTGCCTCACGCATCAATGGCGATGATCATCAAAATCAAGAGTCTACGACCGCACCATTCGAAATCGTAAAACAGAACACTTCGACGCTGTACACTGACCTTTTCGCTGACAACATCCCGATACACGAGGCAGCTGCGGTACAAGAAAACCTCACCGAATTCAATACATTAGATCAGCGTATGGAAGATACGGATGAGTACATAATACCACCAGTGGATACGACACATGTCTACAACAGAAGAAACCTGGCTGGAAACCTGGATGGGGAAGATCCGATTGACGAAGGTAACATACCATCAAATACGGATTGGTTTAATGGGTGGAATCCGAATTAA
- the LOC110910355 gene encoding uncharacterized protein LOC110910355, giving the protein MSDLKGQDVAMSESKAQEDMDKEAFEQWKLRWQKNYTTPGEEMFRFKRFRESLRLKEKEEEASTNSEPPWMALDSDAAVLREIEEYLLQVCNHSGDVSSSDSDTDSEGRELRASGYHKVFLREQNEDGTFRMDTFYSNNPTHPISDVGARYYKGQSGRKKDDTKEVKRQKSGCGGCCSGSGTGT; this is encoded by the exons ATGTCTGATTTGAAAGGTCAAGACGTTGCAATGTCTGAATCGAAAGCTCAAGAGGACATGGACAAGGAGGCTTTTGAGCAATGGAAATTAAGGTGGCAAAAGAACTACACTACCCCTGGAGAGGAGATgtttagattcaaaagatttCGAGAAAGTCTCCGTCTAAAAGAAAAAGAGGAGGAGGCCTCCACCAATTCGGAACCACCTTGGATGGCTTTGGACAGTGATGCGGCGGTCCTGCGTGAAATCGAGGAGTACCTGCTACAAGTTTGTAACCATTCCGGTGATGTATCTTCTTCTGATAGTGATACTGATAGCGAGGGGCGTGAGCTTAGAGCCAGTGGCTACCATAAGGTTTTCCTCCGAGAACAAAATGAGGATGGTACATTCCGCATGGATACTTTTTACTCGAACAATCCAACGCATCCAATTTCTGATGTGGGCGCTAGGTATTATAAAGGCCAAA GTGGTCGTAAAAAAGATGATACCAAAGAGGTCAAACGCCAAAAATCAGGCTGTGGAGGATGCTGCAGTGGCAGTGGAACCGGAACCTGA
- the LOC110885900 gene encoding uncharacterized protein LOC110885900 isoform X2, whose translation MTNTALRAKRERRSKKRNDPVKPVHISGITTGVADDDDDFEPPIQSIMTKQPQKLKVNKKHTKLSLQDDDDDFEVPIRDLIVKRGENTRKRPNTTTNQDGDDFEPVKKKQSKNEKQMDPIEGKRKITDAEPIRTEPRPYYDYHHDVISLRCSPSGFMDTVKHFTEAQVADVKSIGFGEVLNIKLYHISTRLGYWLVRNYDEQYSTLNIGNHKIEITRDSVHDVFGIPKGNVIVREKNKPRKGAIVEKNTATQGAETTIDEFKNQWPDTNKITHTLLARTMSKQTTGGRLFKLNFLAYWNTLFVEITKSTTVKQSFLLAIDKEEDIPNLDWCSFVLESLKRTRQGWKKLDSQYNGPVAFLTLLYSHYFNKRHKIFDEAVKMPVIQYVTSGMIDDVEEYLYNNGPLNVEDCDEVEKDEGANDNRQDQQHVTASRINGDDHQNQESTTAPFEIVKQNTSTLYTDLFADNIPIHEAAAVQENLTEFNTLDQRMEDTDEYIIPPVDTTHVYNRRNLAGNLDGEDPIDEGNIPSNTDWFNGWNPN comes from the exons ATGACGAATACGGCATTAAGAG CTAAAAGAGAAAGACGGAGCAAGAAAAGAAATGATCCGGTGAAGCCGGTGCACATTAGCGGCATAACTACAG GGgttgctgatgatgatgatgattttgagcCCCCGATTCAGTCGATAATGACAAAGCAACCTCAGAAATTAAAGGTTAATAAAAAGCATACAAAATTAAGTctacaagatgatgatgatgactttgaagtACCTATTAGAGACTTGATAGTCAAAAGGGGTGAAAACACAAGAAAAAGGCCAAATACTACAACTAACCAAGATGGTGATGACTTTGAGCCAGTAAAAAAGAAACAATCGAAAAACGAAAAGCAGATGGATCCTATCGAGGGGAAACGGAAGATTACCGATGCAGAACCTATTAGGACAGAACCAAGACCGTACTATGATTATCATCATGATGTAATAAGCCTACGGTGCAGTCCTTCAGGTTTTATGGATACAGTTAAGCACTTTACTGAAGCGCAGGTGGCGGATGTGAAGAGCATTGGATTTGGTGAGGTCCTTAATATAAAACTTTATCATATAAGCACACGTTTAGGGTATTGGCTCGTACGAAACTATGACGAGCAATACAGCACACTAAACATAGGAAATCACAAGATAGAAATCACCCGAGATTCAGTACATGACGTGTTTGGTATCCCAAAGGGTAATGTTATTGTACGAGAAAAAAATAAGCCTAGGAAAGGAGCAATAGTGGAGAAAAATACGGCTACTCAAGGCGCAGAAACAACCATAGATGAGTTCAAAAACCAGTGGCCAGACACAAACAAAATTACTCATACTTTACTTGCAAGAACTATGTCAAAGCAAACCACTGGCGGACGATTATTCAAGCTAAATTTCCTAGCCTACTGGAACACTTTGTTTGTAGAGATAACAAAGTCAACAACTGTTAAACAAAGTTTTCTACTTGCAATTGACAAAGAGGAAGACATTCCAAATCTGGATTGGTGCTCCTTCGTTTTAGAATCGCTGAAACGAACAAGACAAGGTTGGAAAAAGTTAGACTCACAATACAATGGCCCGGTTGCATTCCTAACG CTTCTATACAGCCATTATTTCAACAAAAGACacaaaattttcgatgaagctgtCAAAATGCCTGTCATACAGTATGTAACCTCTGGTATGATCGACGACGTGGAAGAATATTTATACAACAACGGGCCGCTAAatgttgaagattgtgatgaagtGGAGAAAGACGAAGGAGCAAATGATAATCGCCAGGATCAACAACATGTTACTGCCTCACGCATCAATGGCGATGATCATCAAAATCAAGAGTCTACGACCGCACCATTCGAAATCGTAAAACAGAACACTTCGACGCTGTACACTGACCTTTTCGCTGACAACATCCCGATACACGAGGCAGCTGCGGTACAAGAAAACCTCACCGAATTCAATACATTAGATCAGCGTATGGAAGATACGGATGAGTACATAATACCACCAGTGGATACGACACATGTCTACAACAGAAGAAACCTGGCTGGAAACCTGGATGGGGAAGATCCGATTGACGAAGGTAACATACCATCAAATACGGATTGGTTTAATGGGTGGAATCCGAATTAA